In the genome of Arachis hypogaea cultivar Tifrunner chromosome 9, arahy.Tifrunner.gnm2.J5K5, whole genome shotgun sequence, the window AGTATTACCGCGAAGGTCAGGGTGAAGGCAAGGGAGCATCAACTGGAGGAAGTTCACCGGTTGCAAGAGAAGTTGCGCATGGAGCTGGAACAGCATCAAATGACCATTCGCCAACTGGATGACAAAGCAAACAAATTGAATGCGAAAATCGCTGATCTTCATCAAAGGGAACAGGAAGAGATGGCACCGTGGCGTGAAGTGGAAGGTAGGCCTCAAGGTTGTGGAGATCAAGATAGGGTTATTGGTCCGCCAATTGTATGGTCAAGCTCCGCTAACGGCACACAGCTCTAACGTTCGGGAGCCTGCCGGGCAGAATGAAGATGATGTCGGGGATATATGACCTATGGCTTCTATGTTTCATATCTTTATTTGCTTTGTTTGTTTAGCCGTCCTTTAAATCTTCTGTAATCCCTACCTAAAACTCGGTTTTCTTAATTATATCTAATTTTGCACCATTTgaatttctctgttttttttcttCCGGGTGAAGCTATGAAATAATGCGTGAACGACAATGCGAATTAATTATGTTAATTTATTGGATCAGACTGCCATTTTTTCAACCAACAAATAGAACTTTTAACAAATCGTTAGTTGCTAGCCATTGTTCTGGCAGATTACATAAACTTACATTAAGATAACCCAACAACAGTACATTCGGGGGTAGATTAATAAGAGTGATAAACAACCAAGTTCACTAAAATGTAAACATctccaagaaaaccctaacctTGTAATCCGCCAGACAATGCACACACGAGACACGGGACACATCATTCACATCAGCCATGGTGCCGCGGGTAGTGCAAGTGGTAGACTGACATGCCACGACATGTCTCGGATCCGATGGTCTCTCATCAACCCATCGCTCCCAGAAAATGTCTGTGAAAACTCCCCACACCTTTCGACGTTTCCAGAAGTACGAATAAACTCTTAACATTCAACACCACTTTgcacttcttcttcatcttcgtgATCACACAGTAGCAACATGGCAAACAGGTAACCTGCTTCGTCGCTGCACTCCGTCGAGGCCTTAGCAAGCAGTTCCATCCCAATGCTACGGCGGACAATCCAGAAATACTTCGTCAACCCCTGCTAGAGTATAGCATCTGTATTTCCTGCTTCAATGCAGCGATCGAGAAACTTCCTTTCCAGCCGGtcaaggtaaaataaaaaggatactAACAATATATACCACATTTTCGTATGTTGGTACACAGCTTCGGAACTCGCTGCATCCAGAAACACCTTGCAAGTCGCCTGCATGTTTAACAGATCATGAATCGAATTCGATGCAATCTTAGTGGAAAATCCTCACCCAAATATCGCGAGGAAGAAGATTCAGTGGACATTCATGTTCGACGGGCACGTTCCCGTTCTGTCTGTTTGTCTTAGAAGATCCAGCCATTTGCAAGGGCTTGGCAGAGGCCATAGGGGGTTGTTGGGGGATTATCGGAAATTATTTAGAGGAGAAACGACCGCCAATTAAGAGATGGGATGTAACATTAATTACTATGAAATATAACATTTATCTTCAACTGCTTACGTGATAATATATAACATTTATACTGGCATTAATTACTATGGCTTAGCGTGTCAGACGTTTCGTTGCCCAACATTATGGATAATATCGGATAATTAATTCATACATTTACTATATTACTATATTACTGTACATATTCCCAATACTATATGTACTATATACGTATACAAGTAGAAGTGTCTTTCTTCTGCCAAACGACAGTGGGCAGTCTCGTTTTTATTTTCCAACTAGTTTTATCACCCGTGCCAAGCACGGATACGATGAATGCTGGTTTTTTTAAATACTTGCTTCCTTTACctatattgttattgttatattgttatattttattgAAATGAAGCCTTATATTTCATGTGATGTGATGAGTTAATTTAAACTTAAATAATTAAGCAAAAAACCTTAGAAGTTGGATTATTTAACAAACCGAACAAACAAAGGGACAAACAAATTTAGCATAATAccgaaatttaaaaatacattctaCTAAATATATATTCCTAATTTGCAAAATACTTCTCGGTAAATGACATTTACGGTGTATGTACCATCATGTACAATGAATTAATATTCGTCTAAAATAATCGAGGTGGAAATATAAATGTAATGAAACTACAACGAATAAAAGATATTAGCAATCTACCCATGGTCAACAAAATGAAGTAAAGACTTTCGAAGAAAACCAAATAGAGAACTCATACTAAAACTTGATATCTGATACGATGTGGAAAGGTGGGGAGAGGGTGGGGAATaagtggatggatatgtgacaaTGAGGGTTCTACTTATAAAGTATTAAGGagtttaaaattttgaatgagactgcaaaattaaatacaaaaaactaaaatataaacAATGAAATGCAACATTATAAAATACACACATACTTCTATCTATAGTTCTATCTATCTATTAAAATAGATAGATTCTATGTATAGTAGTTATAgtattttaatctattttttataatattaaacttTCACATATTTTTATACCTCCACATATTCATGAACCATAAACTGTTTATGATTAGCAACCTATAAATACATAACAATGACACATATATTACAAAGAGGTaatagtttattatttttatactattataagTATAATAGAGTACATTAACTAatcttaacatatatatatatatatatatatatatatatatatcataaataaaataataaataaattaaatacatatcaTGAAAGAAATAAATTATCCAAGAAATTATGATATTATCAAATATAACATATTCATGACACAGAAAAAATCAGCTAAAATAATGATACACGAAACAAAAAATACTCGCTAGAAATTAATACTGCTTTCAAAAAATATAACAGGGCGCCAtttcttttccaaaaaatttGGGATCACGATCGGAAAATCAAACTAACAAAAGGAGAAGAAGACACGTAGGAAGGAAAGAGTGGTCCTAGAACCGAAAATTAAGATATTAAGAAACGATTTGCCTCGAAATCCAAAAATGGAAAACGTCAATGACGTTTTGGTTGTTTGCAATTTTATTTAAGCTCATCGATAACAGTTAATATTGAGAAACATCAGATAAAACAATTAAATGCATGCTGTAATCGCGTAGATTAAGAATTTTTAACTCGATTAAAAAACCATAAAtggtcaaattaaattaaattatcgaattaaatgataatatttttatttaaaattaattgcatTCAATTTAATATATTGATTGACTGAACAaacctttttttttctatctAAGTGGGTGCAATTACACCCCTAGTCCTGACCCTGGTATCCTTGCACCCCTGCTTCTGAACCTACTTCCGCGTAAAGTACACCCTTACTCCTGAACGTGGGGTCTGCGTGCCAGTACACCTCTGCTACTATTGCACCATTGGAGTttttcaatttacttttccatttctGAGCATCCAGGCGAGGGAAAATCCCTAAACCATATTCCACCATCAAGCTTAACCCCCTCCCCTTACAATGAAAACCAGATCTTCTCAACGAAAACCTTATTATTGTTTCGCGTATACTGTTTGCCTTCCCCACGAGTTGTAATCACTTGTGTATAGGTGCACACTCGAGTTATATCATCGATTCATCGCCCAACAAATCTTCCATACCAATTCAAACTAAGATTTATACACGCACGAAAatagaaacataataaaaatatatttaatatgagGATAACCATGCGTAAATTCTTAACAAAAGTGGAGATAATGCTTCATATGATAATACCAGATACGAGAAGCATAAACAATAAACTTGGGAAACACAAACCCcaaaatagatatttttattcGAATGCAACCAACTCCAGGAACACCCGAACCTCGTAATCGGCCAGGCACTGCACACAAGAGACGCGAGACAAATCTTCCACATCACTCATGGTGCCTTGGGTGCGGCAACTAGTGGATCGACAAACCTCGGGCTGTCCAGGATCCAACGGCTTAACCTCCATCCACCGACCCGCGAATACCTGCTTGAAGACCTCTCTGCACCTTTCGAGCACCCCCAGAATCACGTacaatttcaaaaaattcaagTCCCTTTCGCAGGTGCTCTTCGTCTTACTTGCCATGAGACGGCAGCAGCATCGTACACATGTAACAGGCTTCCAGATCGCCCCCAATTGTAGCCATAGTCTGAGTATCTATTCCACCGATGCAGTGACCAATCCAGACGAATTCAGTCATCCCCACCCGGAGTAACGCAACCGGATTTCCTGCCGCCGCGCAGCATTCTAGAAACCTATTTTCAGGACAGCCATAGTAGAATAAAAAGGACGCAATCGGCAACTCCAATATCGACGTCTCCTTGTAAACAGCGTCGGACCTCGCTGCATCCAGAAACACCTTACAAGCAAGTCACCTGCATGTTGAACAGATCCTTAATCGAATATGAAGCAACCTTCGTGGCAATCCTGACCCATATGTCACGAGGAAGAAGATTCAGCAGACATTTGTACTCAACAGATACGGTCCCTTTCTCTCCGATCTTCTTGGCTGCGTTCCTTTTCTTTCTATTCTTCACGGAACTTCTAGCCATTTGCATGCAACTTAGGCCAGGGGTTTTGGAAAATATCAATACGACACACGACCACCAAAGATGTATTTTGTGCTCTTATTATATCCTTTTTTGTTGTTAGAATGCTTGCATGCCTTATACGTTTCTTTATTGATTGTTCTAAAAAGGATCAGATAATTAATAAGGGACGAACGAAAtactcattttcatttttttatttttgtagaaatttGAAACAAAGACAAGCTTAACTCAATACTTACCCCTTTATTTTAATACTAATGTGCTATCCTATTCAAATACTTTGGTTTTGCAACAcagtaatttaattttgattgttCGATTTTtgtgttatattcatgtcaactTAGTTGCTTACTTTAATTACTCGCTGAATAAatgttatcttttcttttttttttcatcgaaatagtttaaattaatcttttattttcctAAAAGTAAACCCCCATTATCGACACATTAGTTACAAAAAAAGAATAGCAAGCAACTTCctactataatatatatatatatatatatatatgtatatctgtgtgtgtgtgtgcccGTTATTCACAACCCCAAATCCTAGTAAGTACTAAACCTTCTTTAGTTCTTCTCTTCCGTAACTCCTTCTCTCCACTCTCTGACTATCCTTCTCCCTCTCTTTATTACTGCGACACTCCACTGCTCTCTCTGCCGTCTACCACACTGCCACACTCATCTCCAAACATGGCTTCCACTTCGCACCCTCGGCGTAACTTCAGAAGGAAGATTCGACGTCTATCGCCTAAGAATGACCTACCCGGAGGACAACCGTCATCGCCGAAACAAAAATCGTTGCTTTAAGGGTCGTCATAGTCTGCCATATGTCGTCCTCTTCTCCCGAGAAAATGTCGCAGGAATCCATCACCGACCACGCCATTAGTCCCAACGACCTCGCGGAACTCTCGATTGACGTTCTTATCGACATCATCCGTATAGATGAAAAGTCCACATATTATGACCTCATTGAGGCCGCACTAGTCAGGAGGGAGGAGATTTTGAAGGCTAGACTTGTAACGACTGAAGCAGAATTAAGGCAGGCGAAGGTGGAGATGTTGGCTGCCAAGTTCATTTTCGAGGCAAAGAAGGATGAACTAGAGGAAGAGGGGAAGGAAAGGTGACGACTGAAAAAGTTGAAAATAGCACAACGAAAGAATGACGTGATCCTTCACCAATTGGATGTCAAAGCAAAAGAATTGATGGCAGAAATTGCCAAGCGCCGTGAACAGGAACAGCTTGAGGTTCTACCGTAGCATGACCTGGAACGCAAGATCAACGTTTTGGAGGAAAAGCAAAAGTTTTTGCTCCGTCAGAGTCGTCGTCCAGCCGAGCAGAATGAAGGTGGGGCCGGAGTTATTTGACCTGCTCCACATGCTTGATATCTTAATGTCATGTTTTCCGTCAAGGCCTCTATAAtcctttttttcctttgtttgttCTGTCTCCCATTTGATCTTCTGTAGTGGAACTTAAACTCTGTTAATATAATTATATCTACTTTCATCTATCTGTTCTTAATTTCAAAAGTCATGTGACCTGTTGGGACACAATTAGGGATTTATGTTACGATGGAGCCAAATACCATTTTCAAATCGTGATTTCGGACCATTTCGGGAATTATTTACGTGTGCATTATCAAAGATGTGTTTATCAATTTATCCTTCCTTGGAGATTGGTATTACCCCACAGGCAGTGCATTTGATTGTCACGAATATTTACGGGATCCTTCTAATTTAAGGGCACAGACCGTTATTTTACACTAGATAATAAAACAAAGGAATGTAGACATATTATCATTTTTATGATATCCtaatattatatgaaattataGGAATAAACATCTTTCAAATTAGATTGCTTGGATGAACAAAGAATACGAAGCCATTGATTGAAACAAAATTCGAAGTACTTCTCTCTCAGGTTATAATAAAACAATTAGTGCAATCACATAAAAACTTCTTAAAATATGAAAGCAAATTTTGTTCTTTAAAGGACATGTATTCAATCTCTTAACTAGTTATATTATACGAATACAATCCCGCGGTTCAATTGGAACATATATGCGagttaattatcttttatatgaTGGATGAAATGGTGTATTACATTGGTATGAGTTGAAATGGGTGTATTTCACAAGTGTGATGCACAATACAAATCGTTACTTACGATTGGCATAACGAAAGAAATCGTTATTCACGATTTcataaatcacatttttttaaattaaaaaattaaaattgtgacTCACGATTTCTTATTTTTTGTCTTATTTGAAATCGTAATTCATGATTTCtgttaacattttttaatttttggtcttATTTAAAATCGTTACtcatgatttctttttatcccatATCACTGCATTACACCAAAATATCATAATATTAATGAAAAACACCAATAATAACCCAATATAAGAAAAAATTAGCCCATATATGCATGTTCATTATTCAACGTTTGTACAGATTTTATACACCATATGTCAATTATCATtgcacatataaaaaaaatatcgtTCCTATTTTTTACCTGACCGCTTTCGGTGACTCTCTATTGCCTACCAAGTTACCAGTTTTGCATAAATTCACTGTCACGGTCTAAGTTAGTACCCAGCCCCAGAAGAAAACGGACAATGGTGTAAAAGGTTAATTGATTAAACAGTCTTCTGTCCATTCAAACGTCACTTCAATAGTGCAGAGTTCAGATCATATCCCACTCAAGAAGAAAGCATTATTTGGACTAAGTTCTAGCCAAGATACGCATTAATTGCGTCTGTGCCATCCACataattatgataaattaattgaTCAAACTAACAGTTTTttaacataaaagaaaaaataaaataaaatacaccaTCAGTACACATAACAAGGGGTTAATGAAGGGGTTAATGAAGGATCATAACAAACTGGCATTTGCTAGCCACTGTATTGGTGGATTACATAAAGATAAACCCACAACAGTATGGTTGGTGGCGGATTAACAAGAGTGGTAAACAGTCACATTCATTCAGATGCAAACATTTCGAAGAACACCATGATATCGTTGAAAATGTCCCTGAAGAACTTGCTGCAGCTCTCGAGCTGCCCAGAAATACGGATAACCTCCATTATTTGAACACCCCGTTgcacttcttcttcatcttcatgaTCACACAGTAGCAATGTGGCACACAGGTAACCTGCTTCGACGCTGCCCTCCATTGAGACCCTAGCAAGCAGTTCCATCCCTTTGTCACGACGGCCTAACCAGAAATACTCCATGAACCCTTGCCGGAGTATAGCATCCACATTTCCTACATCCACGCAGCGATCAAGGAATCTCCTTTCAGGCCGATCGAGGTAAACTAAAAAGTGCACTAACGGTTTATACGACATCGTCGCATGCTTGTATACAGCATTTGAACTCGCCGCACGCACGAACACCTTACATGTTGCCTGCATGTTGAACATATCCTCAATCAAATTCAATGCAACCATCGTGGAAATCCTCAACCATATTTCACGAGGAAGAAGATTCAGCAGACATTCATGCTGAA includes:
- the LOC112709263 gene encoding putative F-box protein At1g67623, producing MAESSQKDRKKVDVSVQHECLLNLLPREIWLRISTMVALNLIEDMFNMQATCKVFVRAASSNAVYKHATMSYKPLVHFLVYLDRPERRFLDRCVDVGNVDAILRQGFMEYFWLGRRDKGMELLARVSMEGSVEAGYLCATLLLCDHEDEEEVQRGVQIMEVIRISGQLESCSKFFRDIFNDIMVFFEMFASE